One Anoplopoma fimbria isolate UVic2021 breed Golden Eagle Sablefish chromosome 21, Afim_UVic_2022, whole genome shotgun sequence DNA segment encodes these proteins:
- the LOC129110864 gene encoding proline-rich protein HaeIII subfamily 1-like, giving the protein MQQQPGYHPQQQQLQQPQVPSYPPLLQVPQVPSYPPPLQVPQPQVPQMQQQPGYHPQQQQPQQPQRPKQQPGYPSQQQPQQPQRSKQHQQTGYPPQKQPQQPQVPQQPQQPGYPAQQQVPQVPSYPPQPQVPQVPSYPPQPQVPQVPSYPPQPQVPQVPSYPPQPQVPQVPSYPPQLQVPQVPSYPPQLQVPQVPSYPPQPQVPQVPSYPPPLQVPQPQVPQMQQQPGYHPQQQRPQQPQVPQRPKQQPGYPPEQQPQVPQWPKQQPGYPSQQQPQQSQVPQQPGYPAQQQRPQQPQVPQQQPQQPQRSKQQPGYRPQQQPQQPQRSKQQPGYRTQQRPQHPQVSQRPKQQSQVFQESFYMPQMPRYLAKQPRYSNY; this is encoded by the coding sequence atgcagcagcagcctggctatcatccccagcagcagcagctgcaacagccccaggttcctagctatcctcccctgctgcaggtgccccaggttcctagctatcctcccccgCTGCAGGTGCCCCAACCCCAGGTTCcccagatgcagcagcagcctggctatcatccccagcagcagcagccgcaacagCCCCAGCGACCcaagcagcagcctggctatcctTCCCAGCAGCAGCCACAACAGCCCCAGCGTTCCAAGCAGCACCAGCAGACTGGGTATCCTCCCCAGAAGCAGCCGCAACAGCCCCAGGTTCCCCAGCAACcgcagcagcctggctatcctGCCCAGCagcaggtgccccaggttcctagctatcctccccagccgcaggtgccccaggttcctagctatcctccccagccgcaggtgccccaggttcctagctatcctccccagccgcaggtgccccaggttcctagctatcctccccagccgcaggtgccccaggttcctagctatcctccccagctgcaggtgccccaggttcctagctatcctccccagctgcaggtgccccaggttcctagctatcctccccagccgcaggtgccccaggttcctagctatcctcccccgCTGCAGGTGCCCCAACCCCAGGTTCcccagatgcagcagcagcctggctatcaTCCCCAGCAGCAGCGGCCGCAACAGCCCCAGGTTCCCCAGCGACCcaagcagcagcctggctatcctCCCGAGCAACAGCCCCAGGTTCCCCAGTGGCCcaagcagcagcctggctatccttcccagcagcagccgcaacagTCCCAGGTTCCCcagcagcctggctatcctGCCCAGCAGCAGCGTCCGCAACAGCCCCAGGTtccccagcagcagccgcaacagCCTCAGCGATCcaagcagcagcctggctaccgtccccagcagcagccgcaacagCCCCAGCGATCcaagcagcagcctggctaCCGTACCCAGCAGCGGCCACAACACCCCCAGGTTTCCCAGCGACCCAAGCAGCAGTCCCAGGTGTTCCAAGAGTCTTTTTACATGCCCCAGATGCCACGTTACCTGGCCAAGCAGCCACGTTATAGTAATTATTGA